Within the Candidatus Thermoplasmatota archaeon genome, the region AGTTTACCGTTTTCTTTTAATTGACTAACAAGTGGCGGGGGAATATCTGGTGATGCACAGGTTACATAGATACGATCATACGGTTGATATTTTTCTAATCCGAGTGAACCATCACCATGGACAATGGTAATATTATGAATCTTAGTTTTTCTCACATTTTCTTCTGCTTTTTCAGCTAATTTAGCGATACGTTCCACCGTATACACATGACCTTTTTCTCCAACTATGTGTCCTACGATAGCAGCATGGTATCCTGAACCAGTACCAATTTCAAGTATCTTTTGACCTTTGTCTAAATCAAGGGCTTCACACATCAAAGCAACCATATGCGGTGCTGAAATCGTTTGCCCGCTTCCAATATCAAGCGGTGTGTCGATATATGCCTGATGGCGAAGATGTTCTGGAACAAAGCATTCCCGAGCTATTGTTAAAAAAGCTTTTTTTACCGGTTCACTTCGAATATAGCCTTCGGTGCATAATCTACTGACCATAACTTTTCTTTTTTCTTCAAACATGTTTCCATGCGCAAAAGATTATTGAATTCAAAATATATATGAACTTCTATCCGTTTTCTTTTTATAGAAAAACCTGTTTCTAGATAAAAAGTGAATACTCTATGCCTATGCAGAAAAGAGCAGTAATTGCCCTTGGCGGAAATGCACTGATCAAAAAAGGACAAAAAGGAACTATTTACGAACAATTTGCAAACACTCGAGAAAGCTGTAAAGCTATTGTGAACATGATTCACGCAGGTTGGGATGTCGCGATCACGCATGGTAATGGACCACAGGTTGGTGCAATTTTTCTTCAAAATGAAGCTGCAAAACATATTACACCGGCTATGCCTCTTGGGATATGTGTAGCTGAAAGTGAGGGGTTAATCGGCTATATGATCCAACAATGCCTTTCAAACGCGTTACGGAAGAATCGTATCGAAAAACCAGTTATCGCATTAATTACACAGGTTCTGGTTGATCGAGATGACCCTTCTCTTTTGAATCCGACAAAACCAATAGGACCATATTATACCGAGGAAGAAGCCAAGCAGATGATCCGTGATGGATATACGATGACCAAACTTCCACGAGGATGGAGGATGCTTGCCCCTTCACCAGATCCAAAAAAAATTGTTGAAGGCGACGTTATCAAAAAACTTCTTGACGATGGTATTATCGTGATAGCATCTGGAGGAGGTGGCATGCCCGTTATTGAAAAACAAGGCTGGGGTCTTGATGGTCTTGAAGCAGTTGTCGATAAGGATCTTGCTGCAGAGCGACTCGCAGAGGCAGTCAATGCAGAACTACTTATGATACTGACCGATGTTGAACAGGTCTATATTCGATATGGAACCAAAGAACAGCAACCTCTTCAGAACGCAACGTTGTCAGAGATTAAACAGTACTATGAACAAGGAGAATTTCCTCCGGGTAATATGGGACCAAAAATACTTGCAGCAATCCGCTTTCTTGAGTACGGTGGAAAAAAAGTCATTATTAGTAATATCGAAAAAGGCTGGGAAGCATTACAGGGGAAAACCGGGACGACGATAGTCTAACAGAGGAAAAATCATCAATTGAACGTTTTTTTTATAAACATCATACGTATTACCTTAGAATGCAGTTCTATGGATTCTTCACTTGATCAGCAAATCAAAGCTATTGAAGAAGAGATTTTCAAAACACAGAAAAATAAAGCTACTGAACATCATATCGGAAAACTTAAAGCAAAAATGGCTCGTCTTAAAGAGGAGGCAGAACGGAGAAAAAGTTCTGGAGCAAAAGGAAAAGGCTTTTCATTGAAGAAATCAGGAGATGCAACAGTTGGAATCGTTGGGTTTCCAAGCGTTGGAAAAAGTACACTTCTCAATCAGCTTACTGAGGCAACTAGTAAAGTGGGAGATTATGACTTTACTACTCTTGAGGCAATCCCTGGTATGATGAAATATCAAGGAGCAGAAATTCAGCTTTTAGATCTCCCCGGGTTGATTGTTGGCGCGGCACAGGGAAAGGGACGAGGTCGTGAGGTGATTTCTGCAATTCGAAATGTAGATTTAGTCTTATTTCTCCTTGATCCCTGGCATCTTGAACAGGTTGAACTCATTGAAAAAGAACTCTATGCTGCTGGTCTCCGGTTAAATCAGAAACCTCCTGATGTTATCATTACAAAAAAAGCATACGGTGGTATCACTCTTCATATGACGACCGCAGTAACACACATGAGCGAAGCAACAATTCGTTCTATTATCTCAGAATTTGTCATAAATGCTGATATAACTATTCGAGAAGATGTAACCGAGGATCGACTGATTGATGCGTTTGCACAGAATCGAGTATATGTACCTGCATTAATTGTTGTTAATAAAAAAGATATTGTTGATCAAGAAACGTTATCTAAAACTCTCCAGGAACTCGAAAAAAAAGGATGGAAAACACATGCGATATCAGCGAAAACTGGTGATGGTTTACCTGAACTTCAAGAACTGATTTTTCAGTATTTAAATCTCATCCGAGTGTATATGAAGCCAGTCGGGAAAAAAGCAGATTATACGCAGCCGTTAATTCTGAAAAAAGGGTCGACAATTGAAAAAGCCTGTCAAATGATCCATAAAGAATTTCTTCGGAATTTCAGATATGCAACTGTATGGGGTTCATCGGCGAAGCATGCTGGACAAAAAGTTGGCCTTGACCATATCCTTCATGATCGAGATGTTTTAACTATAGTTCTAAAAAAATAACCTATTCTTTCTTCAGTAAAGTTTTAACATTTTTTATAATATGTTGGGCGCTTAGGCCATATTTGTTAAATAAATGTTCTGGCTCTCCAGATTCACAAAACATATCTTGAATACCAATTCGTTTAAATTTACCAGTATACCCATTCTCAAGTAGTACTTCAGCAACTGCACTGCCAAGACCTCCGATTATGGAATGTTCCTCAACCGTAAGTATTGCTTGGGTGTCCTTTGAACACCGCAGAATTAGTTTCTGATCAAGAGGTTTAATACAAAACATGTCAAGAACACGAACATAGATTCCTTCTTTTTTTAGTTTCTTACTTGCTTCAATGCACTGACTTACCATGGTACCGCAAGCAATCAGTGTTGCATCATCTCCATCACAAACGATAATTCCTTTACCTATCTTCATATGCAGGGTATCTTCTTGAGAATAGAGAATAGGAGATGACTCTCGACCGATACGACTATACATTGGTCCCTCTTCGAAGGCCATTAGCTCAACGACACGTTGTGTTTGCAGAGCATCACTTGGTGCAAAAACCTTCATATTTGGTAATACGCGCATAAGAGCGATATCTTCGATCATCTGATGGCTTGCACCATCTTTGCCGACACTAATGCCACCGTGAGTTGCAAAAATCTTTACGTTATGGTTTGAGTATGCAACATCCATACGTATTTGATCGTAGACGCGACCGGTTGCGAAAACTGCAAATGTACTCGCAAACGGTATTTTTCCACAAGATGCGAGACCAGCTGCCGTTGAAATCATGTTTGCTTCTGCAATACCCATCTCAAAAAATCGATTAGGAAATTGCTTGGCAAAAAGAATTGTTTTTGTTGATTTTGAGAGGTCAGCATCAAGAACAACGATAGATTCGTTTTTTTTCCCTATCTGGACAAGCGCCTGGCCATAAGCATCTCGAGGATTTGCCATCTGTTGTTTCATTGGTTTTGCACCTCCAGATATCGTTCTATCACGGTGAGTTCTTCCATCGCCATTTTATACTCAACCTCGTTGGGAGGTACACCATGAAAATCAACGTTGTTCTCCATGAAGGAAACACCTTTTCCTTTTACCGTATCAAGAATAATCATTGTTGGTTGATGCTTATGTTCCTCTGCTTCATGGAGTGATTCACAAATAGCATGCATGTCATGACCATCGATTTCGATCACATTCCATCCAAAGGATCCCCAACGTTCTCGTACAGATTCTAGACGGAGTACTTCCTCAGTGTTTCCATCAATTTGAAGAAAATTCCGGTCAAGTAATGCAGTGAGATTATCGAGACGATAATGTGATGCAACAGCTGCTGCTTCCCAGATTTGCCCTTCGTTGGTTTCTCCGTCACCAAGCATGACATACACACGATATGATTTTTTATCGAGTTTTCCTGCAAGAGCAACCCCGATACCAAAAGAAAGTCCATGACCAAGTGACCCTGTTGATGCTTCAACACCAGGAATATGTTTACAAACAGGATGACCTTGAAGCATGGAATTAACTTCTCGAAGTCTATATAATTCTTGGACGTCAAAGTATTGTGATTCAGCAAGGCATGCATATAAAGCTGGAGCTGCATGACCTTTACTTAGAATAAATCGGTCTCGATCAGGGTTATTTGGATCTTTTGGATAATGGTTCATATGGTGAAAATATAATGCGACCATTGCATCGGTTGCTGATAAAGAACCTCCAGGATGACCTGATTTTGCTCGATACAACATTTCAATAATATGTTTTCTGATTTTGACTGCTTGTAGATTCA harbors:
- a CDS encoding protein-L-isoaspartate O-methyltransferase, with the translated sequence MFEEKRKVMVSRLCTEGYIRSEPVKKAFLTIARECFVPEHLRHQAYIDTPLDIGSGQTISAPHMVALMCEALDLDKGQKILEIGTGSGYHAAIVGHIVGEKGHVYTVERIAKLAEKAEENVRKTKIHNITIVHGDGSLGLEKYQPYDRIYVTCASPDIPPPLVSQLKENGKLLLPIGDLYCVLTLIEKKKEKITSKNLGGCVFVPLIGQYGHQN
- the arcC gene encoding carbamate kinase, whose translation is MQKRAVIALGGNALIKKGQKGTIYEQFANTRESCKAIVNMIHAGWDVAITHGNGPQVGAIFLQNEAAKHITPAMPLGICVAESEGLIGYMIQQCLSNALRKNRIEKPVIALITQVLVDRDDPSLLNPTKPIGPYYTEEEAKQMIRDGYTMTKLPRGWRMLAPSPDPKKIVEGDVIKKLLDDGIIVIASGGGGMPVIEKQGWGLDGLEAVVDKDLAAERLAEAVNAELLMILTDVEQVYIRYGTKEQQPLQNATLSEIKQYYEQGEFPPGNMGPKILAAIRFLEYGGKKVIISNIEKGWEALQGKTGTTIV
- a CDS encoding GTP-binding protein, encoding MDSSLDQQIKAIEEEIFKTQKNKATEHHIGKLKAKMARLKEEAERRKSSGAKGKGFSLKKSGDATVGIVGFPSVGKSTLLNQLTEATSKVGDYDFTTLEAIPGMMKYQGAEIQLLDLPGLIVGAAQGKGRGREVISAIRNVDLVLFLLDPWHLEQVELIEKELYAAGLRLNQKPPDVIITKKAYGGITLHMTTAVTHMSEATIRSIISEFVINADITIREDVTEDRLIDAFAQNRVYVPALIVVNKKDIVDQETLSKTLQELEKKGWKTHAISAKTGDGLPELQELIFQYLNLIRVYMKPVGKKADYTQPLILKKGSTIEKACQMIHKEFLRNFRYATVWGSSAKHAGQKVGLDHILHDRDVLTIVLKK
- a CDS encoding transketolase family protein; amino-acid sequence: MKQQMANPRDAYGQALVQIGKKNESIVVLDADLSKSTKTILFAKQFPNRFFEMGIAEANMISTAAGLASCGKIPFASTFAVFATGRVYDQIRMDVAYSNHNVKIFATHGGISVGKDGASHQMIEDIALMRVLPNMKVFAPSDALQTQRVVELMAFEEGPMYSRIGRESSPILYSQEDTLHMKIGKGIIVCDGDDATLIACGTMVSQCIEASKKLKKEGIYVRVLDMFCIKPLDQKLILRCSKDTQAILTVEEHSIIGGLGSAVAEVLLENGYTGKFKRIGIQDMFCESGEPEHLFNKYGLSAQHIIKNVKTLLKKE
- a CDS encoding transketolase, encoding MHSHPDDLIKQLNLQAVKIRKHIIEMLYRAKSGHPGGSLSATDAMVALYFHHMNHYPKDPNNPDRDRFILSKGHAAPALYACLAESQYFDVQELYRLREVNSMLQGHPVCKHIPGVEASTGSLGHGLSFGIGVALAGKLDKKSYRVYVMLGDGETNEGQIWEAAAVASHYRLDNLTALLDRNFLQIDGNTEEVLRLESVRERWGSFGWNVIEIDGHDMHAICESLHEAEEHKHQPTMIILDTVKGKGVSFMENNVDFHGVPPNEVEYKMAMEELTVIERYLEVQNQ